The following coding sequences lie in one Pseudorca crassidens isolate mPseCra1 chromosome 2, mPseCra1.hap1, whole genome shotgun sequence genomic window:
- the CC2D1B gene encoding coiled-coil and C2 domain-containing protein 1B isoform X2 — protein sequence MEFSPEDMLLGMEETEDDGDLEAELLALTGEAGTTGKKPAPKGQAPLPMAHIEKLAADCLRDVEEEEEEGLEDDADLLTELQEVLGADEEAGPLDGEETASPGGSEKEQENIEPPAQTALLTASVPEAQAGGPQGLQALLEDRIHNYQEAVASAKETGEAAKARRCERGLKTLESQLAAVRKGRKISEDEIPPPVALGKRPLAPQETTSRSPEAEAPAPRSVEPDNPSQPETSPSISGPPDSDPDPRALLVARQREYKVAALNAKRAGDLDRARELMRIGKRFGAVLEALEKGQPVDLSAMPPAPEDLKPLPQASKASTAPAEVHPAVERVQPVMAPDIPAAPVAPTEPQTVLDALQQRLNKYREAGTQARGSGDERKARMHERIAKQYQDAIRAHRAGRKVDFAELPVPPGFPPIPGWECTVRTEEDVVAATLAAAQKLASSEDAAPAEEDEDEDKDEPPAQAPGAKKPAQPLVPSSRPLPEPKASSSKESLSPAVREQVALLQARKLQYQRAALQAKRGQDLEQAKAHLRVAKSLEAQIIQVRAGRPVDLSKVPSPLTDEEGDFILIHHEDLRLSQKAEEVYAQLQKMLLEQHEKCVLFSKQFMHQGNVAETTRFENLAQDRKKQLEILQLAQAQGLDPPSHHFELKTFQTVRIFAELNSTEMHLIVVRGMNLPAPPGVTPDDLDAFVRFEFHYPNLDQAQKNKTAVVKNTNSPEFNQLFKLNINRNHRGFRRVIQSKGIKFEIFHKGSFFRSDKLVGTAHLKLERLENECEIREIVEVLDGRKPTGGKLEVKVRLREPLSGQDVQMVTENWLVLEPRGL from the exons ATGGAGTTCAGCCCTGAGGACATGCTGCTGGGGATGGAGGAGACTGAAGATGATGGGGACCTGGAGGCTGAGCTGCTGGCGCTCACTGGGGAAGCAGGGACCACAGGCAAGAAGCCAGCTCCCAAGGGGCAGG ccccactgcctATGGCCCACATCGAGAAGTTGGCGGCAGACTGCCTGCGGgatgtggaggaggaggaggaggaagggctggAGGACGATGCAGACTTGCTG ACTGAGCTGCAGGAGGTCCTGGGTGCAGATGAGGAGGCTGGGCCCTTGGATGGCGAGGAGACAGCCAGCCCAGGTGGCTCTGAGAAGGAACAGGAGAACATTGAACCTCCAGCGCAGACAGCTCTCCTAACAGCTTCAGTCCCAGAGGCTCAG GCTGGAGGGCCTCAGGGGCTGCAGGCTCTGCTGGAGGATCGGATCCACAACTACCAGGAGGCGGTGGCCAGTGCCAAGGAGACAGGTGAAGCGGCCAAAGCCAGGCGCTGTGAGCGCGGCCTAAAG ACTCTGGAGTCCCAGCTGGCTGCTGTGAGGAAAGGCAGGAAGATCAGTGAGGATGAGATCCCACCTCCAGTGGCCTTGGGCAAGAGGCCCCTGGCCCCTCAGGAAACAACCAGCAGGAGCCCTGAAGCAGAAGCCCCAGCTCCCCGCTCCGTGGAGCCAG ACAACCCCTCCCAGCCTGAGACAAGCCCTAGTATTTCTGGGCCCCCTGATTCAGACCCAGACCCACGGGCCTTGCTGGTGGCCCGACAGAGAGAGTACAAAGTGGCTGCCCTGAACGCCAAGCGGGCTGGAGACCTAGATCGTGCCCGAGAGCTCATGAGGATTGGGAAG AGATTTGGGGCCGTCCTGGAGGCCCTGGAGAAGGGGCAGCCTGTGGACCTGAGTGCCATGCCCCCAGCACCTGAGG ACCTGAAGCCCCTCCCACAGGCTTCCAAGGCCTCCACAGCACCCGCAGAGGTACACCCAGCAGTAGAGCGAGTGCAGCCAGTGATGGCCCCTGACATCCCGGCCGCCCCAG TGGCCCCTACTGAGCCACAGACAGTGCTAGACGCCCTGCAGCAGAGGCTGAACAAGTACCGTGAGGCAGGCACCCAGGCTCGGGGCAGTGGGGATGAGCGCAAGGCCCGGATGCACGAGCGCATTGCCAAG CAATATCAAGATGCCATTCGAGCCCACCGAGCAGGACGGAAAGTTGACTTTGCTGAGTTGCCTGTTCCTCCAG GATTCCCCCCTATACCTGGCTGGGAGTGCACTGTGCGTACTGAGGAGGACGTGGTGGCAGCTACTTTAGCAGCTGCCCAGAAACTGGCCTCCTCGGAGGATGCAGCCCCCGCAGAGGAAGACGAGGACGAGGACAAG GAtgagcccccagcccaggccccaggggCCAAGAAGCCAGCACAGCCTCTGGTCCCTTCATCCCGGCCCCTGCCTGAGCCCAAAGCCTCGAGTTCTAAGGAGTCACTGAGTCCGGCTG TGCGAGAACAGGTGGCCCTCCTGCAGGCACGGAAACTGCAGTACCAGCGGGCAGCCCTGCAGGCCAAGCGTGGCCAGGACCTGGAGCAGGCCAAAGCCCATCTGCGGGTGGCCAAATCCCTTGAGGCTCAGATCATCCAGGTGCGGGCTGGCCGACCTGTGGACCTCTCCAAG GTGCCTTCACCCTTAACGGATGAGGAGGGCGACTTCATCCTGATCCACCATGAGGACCTGCGACTCTCTCAGAAGGCTGAGGAGGTGTATGCCCAGCTACAAAAAATGCTTCTGGAGCAACATGAG AAGTGTGTGCTGTTCTCCAAGCAGTTTATGCACCAGGGCAATGTGGCTGAGACTACCCG GTTTGAGAATCTTGCTCAAGACCGCAAGAAGCAGCTTGAGATCCTGCAGCTGGCCCAGGCCCAGGGCCTTGACCCTCCCAGCCACCACTTTGAGCTGAAGACATTCCAAACTGTGAG GATCTTCGCAGAACTGAACAGCACAGAAATGCATCTGATTGTTGTCCGGGGAATGAacctcccagcccctccag GGGTGACCCCTGATGACTTGGATGCTTTTGTGCGGTTTGAGTTCCACTATCCTAATTTG GACCaggctcaaaaaaacaaaacagctgtgGTGAAAAACACAAACTCTCCAG AATTTAATCAGCTCTTCAAACTAAACATCAACCGAAACCACCGGGGCTTCAGGAGGGTGATTCAAAGCAAAGGAATCAAGTTTGAAATCTTCCATAAAGG ATCCTTCTTCAGAAGTGACAAGCTGGTCGGCACAGCCCACCTGAAACTGGAGCGTCTGGAGAATGAGTGTGAGATCAGAGAGATTGTGGAG GTCCTGGATGGAAGGAAGCCCACTGGGGGCAAGCTGGAGGTGAAGGTGAGGCTGCGGGAGCCTCTGAGTGGCCAGGATGTGCAGATGGTCACCGAGAACTGGCTGGTCCTGGAGCCCAGGGGCCTGTGA
- the CC2D1B gene encoding coiled-coil and C2 domain-containing protein 1B isoform X1: MPGPRPRKGLQASDQGVAAAKQLGLFMEFSPEDMLLGMEETEDDGDLEAELLALTGEAGTTGKKPAPKGQAPLPMAHIEKLAADCLRDVEEEEEEGLEDDADLLTELQEVLGADEEAGPLDGEETASPGGSEKEQENIEPPAQTALLTASVPEAQAGGPQGLQALLEDRIHNYQEAVASAKETGEAAKARRCERGLKTLESQLAAVRKGRKISEDEIPPPVALGKRPLAPQETTSRSPEAEAPAPRSVEPDNPSQPETSPSISGPPDSDPDPRALLVARQREYKVAALNAKRAGDLDRARELMRIGKRFGAVLEALEKGQPVDLSAMPPAPEDLKPLPQASKASTAPAEVHPAVERVQPVMAPDIPAAPVAPTEPQTVLDALQQRLNKYREAGTQARGSGDERKARMHERIAKQYQDAIRAHRAGRKVDFAELPVPPGFPPIPGWECTVRTEEDVVAATLAAAQKLASSEDAAPAEEDEDEDKDEPPAQAPGAKKPAQPLVPSSRPLPEPKASSSKESLSPAVREQVALLQARKLQYQRAALQAKRGQDLEQAKAHLRVAKSLEAQIIQVRAGRPVDLSKVPSPLTDEEGDFILIHHEDLRLSQKAEEVYAQLQKMLLEQHEKCVLFSKQFMHQGNVAETTRFENLAQDRKKQLEILQLAQAQGLDPPSHHFELKTFQTVRIFAELNSTEMHLIVVRGMNLPAPPGVTPDDLDAFVRFEFHYPNLDQAQKNKTAVVKNTNSPEFNQLFKLNINRNHRGFRRVIQSKGIKFEIFHKGSFFRSDKLVGTAHLKLERLENECEIREIVEVLDGRKPTGGKLEVKVRLREPLSGQDVQMVTENWLVLEPRGL; encoded by the exons ATGCCAGGGCCAAGACCTCGGAAGGGCCTTCAGGCCAGTGACCAGGGTGTGGCAGCTGCCAAGCAG CTTGGGCTGTTTATGGAGTTCAGCCCTGAGGACATGCTGCTGGGGATGGAGGAGACTGAAGATGATGGGGACCTGGAGGCTGAGCTGCTGGCGCTCACTGGGGAAGCAGGGACCACAGGCAAGAAGCCAGCTCCCAAGGGGCAGG ccccactgcctATGGCCCACATCGAGAAGTTGGCGGCAGACTGCCTGCGGgatgtggaggaggaggaggaggaagggctggAGGACGATGCAGACTTGCTG ACTGAGCTGCAGGAGGTCCTGGGTGCAGATGAGGAGGCTGGGCCCTTGGATGGCGAGGAGACAGCCAGCCCAGGTGGCTCTGAGAAGGAACAGGAGAACATTGAACCTCCAGCGCAGACAGCTCTCCTAACAGCTTCAGTCCCAGAGGCTCAG GCTGGAGGGCCTCAGGGGCTGCAGGCTCTGCTGGAGGATCGGATCCACAACTACCAGGAGGCGGTGGCCAGTGCCAAGGAGACAGGTGAAGCGGCCAAAGCCAGGCGCTGTGAGCGCGGCCTAAAG ACTCTGGAGTCCCAGCTGGCTGCTGTGAGGAAAGGCAGGAAGATCAGTGAGGATGAGATCCCACCTCCAGTGGCCTTGGGCAAGAGGCCCCTGGCCCCTCAGGAAACAACCAGCAGGAGCCCTGAAGCAGAAGCCCCAGCTCCCCGCTCCGTGGAGCCAG ACAACCCCTCCCAGCCTGAGACAAGCCCTAGTATTTCTGGGCCCCCTGATTCAGACCCAGACCCACGGGCCTTGCTGGTGGCCCGACAGAGAGAGTACAAAGTGGCTGCCCTGAACGCCAAGCGGGCTGGAGACCTAGATCGTGCCCGAGAGCTCATGAGGATTGGGAAG AGATTTGGGGCCGTCCTGGAGGCCCTGGAGAAGGGGCAGCCTGTGGACCTGAGTGCCATGCCCCCAGCACCTGAGG ACCTGAAGCCCCTCCCACAGGCTTCCAAGGCCTCCACAGCACCCGCAGAGGTACACCCAGCAGTAGAGCGAGTGCAGCCAGTGATGGCCCCTGACATCCCGGCCGCCCCAG TGGCCCCTACTGAGCCACAGACAGTGCTAGACGCCCTGCAGCAGAGGCTGAACAAGTACCGTGAGGCAGGCACCCAGGCTCGGGGCAGTGGGGATGAGCGCAAGGCCCGGATGCACGAGCGCATTGCCAAG CAATATCAAGATGCCATTCGAGCCCACCGAGCAGGACGGAAAGTTGACTTTGCTGAGTTGCCTGTTCCTCCAG GATTCCCCCCTATACCTGGCTGGGAGTGCACTGTGCGTACTGAGGAGGACGTGGTGGCAGCTACTTTAGCAGCTGCCCAGAAACTGGCCTCCTCGGAGGATGCAGCCCCCGCAGAGGAAGACGAGGACGAGGACAAG GAtgagcccccagcccaggccccaggggCCAAGAAGCCAGCACAGCCTCTGGTCCCTTCATCCCGGCCCCTGCCTGAGCCCAAAGCCTCGAGTTCTAAGGAGTCACTGAGTCCGGCTG TGCGAGAACAGGTGGCCCTCCTGCAGGCACGGAAACTGCAGTACCAGCGGGCAGCCCTGCAGGCCAAGCGTGGCCAGGACCTGGAGCAGGCCAAAGCCCATCTGCGGGTGGCCAAATCCCTTGAGGCTCAGATCATCCAGGTGCGGGCTGGCCGACCTGTGGACCTCTCCAAG GTGCCTTCACCCTTAACGGATGAGGAGGGCGACTTCATCCTGATCCACCATGAGGACCTGCGACTCTCTCAGAAGGCTGAGGAGGTGTATGCCCAGCTACAAAAAATGCTTCTGGAGCAACATGAG AAGTGTGTGCTGTTCTCCAAGCAGTTTATGCACCAGGGCAATGTGGCTGAGACTACCCG GTTTGAGAATCTTGCTCAAGACCGCAAGAAGCAGCTTGAGATCCTGCAGCTGGCCCAGGCCCAGGGCCTTGACCCTCCCAGCCACCACTTTGAGCTGAAGACATTCCAAACTGTGAG GATCTTCGCAGAACTGAACAGCACAGAAATGCATCTGATTGTTGTCCGGGGAATGAacctcccagcccctccag GGGTGACCCCTGATGACTTGGATGCTTTTGTGCGGTTTGAGTTCCACTATCCTAATTTG GACCaggctcaaaaaaacaaaacagctgtgGTGAAAAACACAAACTCTCCAG AATTTAATCAGCTCTTCAAACTAAACATCAACCGAAACCACCGGGGCTTCAGGAGGGTGATTCAAAGCAAAGGAATCAAGTTTGAAATCTTCCATAAAGG ATCCTTCTTCAGAAGTGACAAGCTGGTCGGCACAGCCCACCTGAAACTGGAGCGTCTGGAGAATGAGTGTGAGATCAGAGAGATTGTGGAG GTCCTGGATGGAAGGAAGCCCACTGGGGGCAAGCTGGAGGTGAAGGTGAGGCTGCGGGAGCCTCTGAGTGGCCAGGATGTGCAGATGGTCACCGAGAACTGGCTGGTCCTGGAGCCCAGGGGCCTGTGA
- the CC2D1B gene encoding coiled-coil and C2 domain-containing protein 1B isoform X3, which translates to MMGTWRLSCWRSLGKQGPQARSQLPRGRTELQEVLGADEEAGPLDGEETASPGGSEKEQENIEPPAQTALLTASVPEAQAGGPQGLQALLEDRIHNYQEAVASAKETGEAAKARRCERGLKTLESQLAAVRKGRKISEDEIPPPVALGKRPLAPQETTSRSPEAEAPAPRSVEPDNPSQPETSPSISGPPDSDPDPRALLVARQREYKVAALNAKRAGDLDRARELMRIGKRFGAVLEALEKGQPVDLSAMPPAPEDLKPLPQASKASTAPAEVHPAVERVQPVMAPDIPAAPVAPTEPQTVLDALQQRLNKYREAGTQARGSGDERKARMHERIAKQYQDAIRAHRAGRKVDFAELPVPPGFPPIPGWECTVRTEEDVVAATLAAAQKLASSEDAAPAEEDEDEDKDEPPAQAPGAKKPAQPLVPSSRPLPEPKASSSKESLSPAVREQVALLQARKLQYQRAALQAKRGQDLEQAKAHLRVAKSLEAQIIQVRAGRPVDLSKVPSPLTDEEGDFILIHHEDLRLSQKAEEVYAQLQKMLLEQHEKCVLFSKQFMHQGNVAETTRFENLAQDRKKQLEILQLAQAQGLDPPSHHFELKTFQTVRIFAELNSTEMHLIVVRGMNLPAPPGVTPDDLDAFVRFEFHYPNLDQAQKNKTAVVKNTNSPEFNQLFKLNINRNHRGFRRVIQSKGIKFEIFHKGSFFRSDKLVGTAHLKLERLENECEIREIVEVLDGRKPTGGKLEVKVRLREPLSGQDVQMVTENWLVLEPRGL; encoded by the exons ATGATGGGGACCTGGAGGCTGAGCTGCTGGCGCTCACTGGGGAAGCAGGGACCACAGGCAAGAAGCCAGCTCCCAAGGGGCAGG ACTGAGCTGCAGGAGGTCCTGGGTGCAGATGAGGAGGCTGGGCCCTTGGATGGCGAGGAGACAGCCAGCCCAGGTGGCTCTGAGAAGGAACAGGAGAACATTGAACCTCCAGCGCAGACAGCTCTCCTAACAGCTTCAGTCCCAGAGGCTCAG GCTGGAGGGCCTCAGGGGCTGCAGGCTCTGCTGGAGGATCGGATCCACAACTACCAGGAGGCGGTGGCCAGTGCCAAGGAGACAGGTGAAGCGGCCAAAGCCAGGCGCTGTGAGCGCGGCCTAAAG ACTCTGGAGTCCCAGCTGGCTGCTGTGAGGAAAGGCAGGAAGATCAGTGAGGATGAGATCCCACCTCCAGTGGCCTTGGGCAAGAGGCCCCTGGCCCCTCAGGAAACAACCAGCAGGAGCCCTGAAGCAGAAGCCCCAGCTCCCCGCTCCGTGGAGCCAG ACAACCCCTCCCAGCCTGAGACAAGCCCTAGTATTTCTGGGCCCCCTGATTCAGACCCAGACCCACGGGCCTTGCTGGTGGCCCGACAGAGAGAGTACAAAGTGGCTGCCCTGAACGCCAAGCGGGCTGGAGACCTAGATCGTGCCCGAGAGCTCATGAGGATTGGGAAG AGATTTGGGGCCGTCCTGGAGGCCCTGGAGAAGGGGCAGCCTGTGGACCTGAGTGCCATGCCCCCAGCACCTGAGG ACCTGAAGCCCCTCCCACAGGCTTCCAAGGCCTCCACAGCACCCGCAGAGGTACACCCAGCAGTAGAGCGAGTGCAGCCAGTGATGGCCCCTGACATCCCGGCCGCCCCAG TGGCCCCTACTGAGCCACAGACAGTGCTAGACGCCCTGCAGCAGAGGCTGAACAAGTACCGTGAGGCAGGCACCCAGGCTCGGGGCAGTGGGGATGAGCGCAAGGCCCGGATGCACGAGCGCATTGCCAAG CAATATCAAGATGCCATTCGAGCCCACCGAGCAGGACGGAAAGTTGACTTTGCTGAGTTGCCTGTTCCTCCAG GATTCCCCCCTATACCTGGCTGGGAGTGCACTGTGCGTACTGAGGAGGACGTGGTGGCAGCTACTTTAGCAGCTGCCCAGAAACTGGCCTCCTCGGAGGATGCAGCCCCCGCAGAGGAAGACGAGGACGAGGACAAG GAtgagcccccagcccaggccccaggggCCAAGAAGCCAGCACAGCCTCTGGTCCCTTCATCCCGGCCCCTGCCTGAGCCCAAAGCCTCGAGTTCTAAGGAGTCACTGAGTCCGGCTG TGCGAGAACAGGTGGCCCTCCTGCAGGCACGGAAACTGCAGTACCAGCGGGCAGCCCTGCAGGCCAAGCGTGGCCAGGACCTGGAGCAGGCCAAAGCCCATCTGCGGGTGGCCAAATCCCTTGAGGCTCAGATCATCCAGGTGCGGGCTGGCCGACCTGTGGACCTCTCCAAG GTGCCTTCACCCTTAACGGATGAGGAGGGCGACTTCATCCTGATCCACCATGAGGACCTGCGACTCTCTCAGAAGGCTGAGGAGGTGTATGCCCAGCTACAAAAAATGCTTCTGGAGCAACATGAG AAGTGTGTGCTGTTCTCCAAGCAGTTTATGCACCAGGGCAATGTGGCTGAGACTACCCG GTTTGAGAATCTTGCTCAAGACCGCAAGAAGCAGCTTGAGATCCTGCAGCTGGCCCAGGCCCAGGGCCTTGACCCTCCCAGCCACCACTTTGAGCTGAAGACATTCCAAACTGTGAG GATCTTCGCAGAACTGAACAGCACAGAAATGCATCTGATTGTTGTCCGGGGAATGAacctcccagcccctccag GGGTGACCCCTGATGACTTGGATGCTTTTGTGCGGTTTGAGTTCCACTATCCTAATTTG GACCaggctcaaaaaaacaaaacagctgtgGTGAAAAACACAAACTCTCCAG AATTTAATCAGCTCTTCAAACTAAACATCAACCGAAACCACCGGGGCTTCAGGAGGGTGATTCAAAGCAAAGGAATCAAGTTTGAAATCTTCCATAAAGG ATCCTTCTTCAGAAGTGACAAGCTGGTCGGCACAGCCCACCTGAAACTGGAGCGTCTGGAGAATGAGTGTGAGATCAGAGAGATTGTGGAG GTCCTGGATGGAAGGAAGCCCACTGGGGGCAAGCTGGAGGTGAAGGTGAGGCTGCGGGAGCCTCTGAGTGGCCAGGATGTGCAGATGGTCACCGAGAACTGGCTGGTCCTGGAGCCCAGGGGCCTGTGA